Proteins from one Maledivibacter sp. genomic window:
- a CDS encoding endonuclease MutS2 produces MNKTTLRMLEYDKIKEILIEYAVSEEGRDFVRRLEPSIDINIIRNWLNETTEAKNLLESNFRVPLHSLTGINKTLEKLDINYTLNPEELMLLLDFIKNSKRMKGFMKSKELISPNICAYSLSIYDLEDISEEIDRCIRNGRVDDKASPQLGKIRKRIGILEDRIKGKFQSILSSPAYSKYIQDNLIGFKEGRYVIPVKREYRKNINGKVIDTSGSGSTVFIEPAAVGKIQEELNLLRIEEQNEEYKILSYLTDMINGYSREIKINLEAMAYYDFIFAKAKYSKAIEGNTVKLNMEKYISIREAKHPLIGKDAVPLDFSIGDKFRSLVITGPNTGGKTVALKTVGLLTIMAQSGMHIPMQRDGELAVFNDILVDIGDNQSIEQSLSTFSSHMSNIIGIVKCADKDSLVILDELGAGTDPTEGMGLATSILEEIHRKGATILATTHYSEIKEFASKERGFENGCMGFDLATLKPLYRLKIGESGDSNGFNIALRLGMDKKLIERAHEISYKESKDYSDVHKRLKELNEVENKEIIYHHDKQLNKVKKTKIDKKKIEKQRIDNEFSIGDRVYISSLNAFGIVHRLEDSKGEIGVIVKKKKIRVNKKRLTLHIEAEKLYPDFDNYDMDIVLETKEDRKKKKLMNRKYVKGLTRDIEK; encoded by the coding sequence TTGAATAAAACTACTTTAAGAATGTTGGAATACGATAAAATAAAGGAAATACTAATAGAATATGCTGTGTCAGAAGAGGGAAGAGACTTTGTTAGGAGGCTGGAGCCATCAATAGATATAAATATTATTAGAAATTGGCTAAATGAGACCACAGAGGCCAAAAATTTGTTGGAAAGCAATTTTCGAGTTCCTCTTCATAGTCTAACCGGTATTAATAAAACCCTAGAAAAATTAGATATCAACTATACACTAAACCCTGAGGAATTGATGCTCCTATTGGATTTTATAAAAAATTCAAAGAGAATGAAGGGTTTTATGAAATCTAAAGAGCTTATTTCACCAAATATATGTGCCTATTCCTTGTCTATATATGATCTTGAAGATATTAGTGAAGAAATAGATAGATGTATTAGAAATGGGAGGGTAGATGATAAAGCTTCACCACAACTAGGCAAAATTAGAAAAAGAATAGGAATCCTAGAGGATAGAATCAAAGGTAAATTTCAAAGCATATTAAGTTCTCCAGCCTATAGCAAGTATATACAAGACAATCTTATCGGCTTTAAGGAAGGAAGATATGTAATACCTGTGAAAAGAGAATATAGAAAAAATATAAATGGAAAGGTCATAGATACATCTGGTTCTGGTTCAACGGTTTTTATTGAACCAGCGGCCGTAGGGAAAATACAAGAAGAACTAAATCTTTTAAGGATTGAAGAGCAAAATGAAGAATATAAGATATTATCCTATTTGACTGATATGATTAATGGATATAGTAGAGAAATAAAAATTAATCTGGAGGCTATGGCCTATTATGATTTTATATTTGCAAAGGCAAAGTATAGTAAAGCTATAGAAGGAAATACAGTTAAACTAAACATGGAAAAATATATATCCATAAGGGAAGCAAAGCATCCCTTAATCGGCAAGGATGCTGTACCATTAGACTTTAGCATAGGGGATAAATTTAGAAGTTTGGTAATTACAGGGCCTAATACAGGGGGAAAAACCGTAGCACTAAAGACGGTAGGACTCTTAACCATTATGGCTCAGTCCGGGATGCATATACCCATGCAAAGGGATGGAGAACTTGCAGTATTTAATGATATCCTAGTCGATATTGGCGATAATCAGAGTATAGAGCAGAGCTTAAGTACATTTTCTTCCCATATGAGCAATATAATAGGTATAGTAAAATGTGCGGATAAGGATTCATTAGTCATTTTAGATGAATTGGGTGCGGGAACTGATCCAACTGAGGGAATGGGACTGGCAACCTCCATACTAGAGGAAATTCATAGAAAAGGGGCAACCATATTGGCTACAACCCATTATAGCGAGATAAAGGAATTCGCAAGTAAGGAAAGGGGCTTTGAAAATGGATGTATGGGATTTGATTTAGCTACATTAAAGCCTTTATATAGATTGAAAATAGGTGAATCTGGAGATAGTAATGGCTTTAATATAGCCCTTAGATTGGGTATGGATAAAAAGCTCATCGAAAGAGCCCATGAAATATCATATAAAGAGAGTAAAGATTATAGTGATGTTCATAAAAGGCTTAAGGAATTGAATGAGGTAGAAAATAAGGAGATAATTTACCACCATGATAAACAGCTTAATAAAGTGAAAAAAACTAAAATAGATAAGAAAAAAATAGAGAAACAAAGGATTGATAATGAATTCAGTATTGGAGATAGGGTATATATTAGCAGCTTAAATGCCTTTGGTATAGTCCATAGATTAGAAGATAGTAAGGGGGAAATCGGGGTTATAGTGAAAAAGAAGAAGATAAGGGTAAATAAAAAGAGATTGACCTTGCATATAGAAGCGGAAAAGCTTTATCCCGATTTTGACAATTATGACATGGACATTGTCCTAGAGACAAAGGAGGATAGAAAGAAAAAGAAGCTCATGAATAGAAAATATGTAAAGGGACTTACCAGGGATATTGAAAAATAA
- the sigI gene encoding RNA polymerase sigma-I factor translates to MGPFLKIFKKTKTPIEDRLTKIKGGDDEERENFIDEYTPFIIKCITKVTNRYIEIENDDEFSIGLEAFNEAINKYEFTKGSFIGYAERVIKSRVIDFHRKTKKLKKVISMDGQDVIENKLEGKSKHCSLTERYEMKEQILELQALLKDFNISFKELVEETPKHIDTRLNAISIANSMIEDDSIKEELYRKKMLPVKKILEKIGGSKKVLKRNRKFIISVALILDSELDVLRDYIYEVEGRKKHGI, encoded by the coding sequence GTGGGCCCATTTTTAAAAATATTTAAGAAAACAAAAACACCTATAGAAGATAGGCTGACAAAAATTAAAGGTGGAGATGATGAGGAAAGAGAAAATTTCATTGATGAATACACTCCTTTTATAATAAAGTGCATTACTAAAGTCACAAATAGATATATTGAGATAGAGAATGACGATGAATTTAGTATTGGACTTGAAGCTTTTAATGAGGCCATAAATAAATACGAATTTACTAAAGGTAGCTTTATTGGATATGCAGAAAGGGTTATTAAAAGTAGGGTAATAGACTTTCATAGGAAAACGAAAAAATTAAAGAAAGTGATATCCATGGATGGACAGGATGTAATTGAAAATAAGTTGGAAGGAAAATCAAAACATTGTAGCCTAACTGAAAGATATGAGATGAAGGAACAGATATTAGAATTACAAGCTTTGCTGAAGGACTTTAATATATCCTTCAAAGAGTTGGTAGAAGAAACTCCAAAGCATATTGATACTCGGTTAAATGCCATATCTATAGCAAATTCTATGATTGAAGACGATTCTATAAAGGAAGAATTGTATAGAAAGAAAATGCTTCCAGTAAAAAAGATACTAGAAAAAATAGGCGGGAGCAAAAAGGTCTTGAAAAGAAATAGAAAATTTATTATTTCAGTGGCTTTAATATTAGACAGTGAATTAGATGTATTAAGGGATTATATATACGAAGTAGAAGGGAGGAAGAAGCATGGTATATAA
- a CDS encoding S-layer homology domain-containing protein, with amino-acid sequence MKKIVSFMLALLLIMSVTMTDTYAMNNNYKHKSLKIAKKGYLSIGITKQFKDIDDYDWAEKAIERMAIKGVIKGYGEGTYQPKRSVTKLEAIIMALRVMGYEDMARINLDRIKKGAKKLKNKGKIEVWAYGYVDVALEKGILDEFELIDMNLNEPAKRHEVAKYIIRALGYEEEAEEYMNKELRFIDAEAVQLGSVGYVYLADKKGIIKGYPDKTYRPNKSITRAEMAVLIARLDDSVYSDIDENEKFAELVAIRENKLILKIDDRNKEYRILENAPVYTKDGKYVSTRELEVGMEIKIQLNDEGIIVFFEIKGDYNKDTVKEYTGEVEDIDNDYEWIELEIGNRDRKYYVIDETKVVFDHGVEGDIEDVKVGDKVYVKIREDDEIVYIEVDRELYHEYKGEVEDIDGDYDWIEIDIGSKDKRFDITDETKVIFEDDIEGDIEDIKIGDEVEVKINEDEEIEYMEVDRELDYDVYEGLLLEVDDEEISILSSKKVISFELEKHVKVEFKDREGDLDDLMVGDEVKLIVDEDDDEVLEIQVDRKYNAVGIAGKLIIVYEDERQIAIKQDTKVKIYDYKSSTNVYVNDDRAKLSDLEEDDNILLIVDDGEVEEIRAYRVE; translated from the coding sequence ATGAAAAAAATTGTAAGTTTTATGTTAGCATTATTGCTAATAATGTCAGTAACGATGACAGACACCTATGCTATGAATAATAATTATAAGCATAAGTCCCTTAAAATCGCGAAGAAGGGCTATTTGTCAATAGGGATTACAAAACAGTTTAAAGATATCGATGATTATGATTGGGCTGAAAAGGCCATAGAAAGAATGGCAATAAAGGGAGTTATAAAGGGATATGGAGAAGGAACATATCAACCTAAACGATCTGTTACTAAGCTTGAAGCAATAATCATGGCCCTTAGGGTTATGGGATATGAAGATATGGCGAGGATAAACCTAGATAGAATTAAAAAAGGGGCTAAGAAACTAAAAAATAAAGGCAAGATTGAAGTATGGGCCTATGGATATGTTGATGTGGCTTTGGAAAAGGGAATACTTGATGAATTTGAGCTTATAGATATGAACTTAAATGAACCCGCCAAAAGACACGAGGTAGCAAAGTATATAATAAGAGCCTTAGGTTATGAGGAAGAAGCTGAAGAGTATATGAATAAGGAGCTTCGATTTATTGATGCCGAAGCTGTACAGCTTGGGTCGGTAGGGTATGTATATCTTGCAGATAAAAAGGGCATCATCAAGGGATATCCTGATAAAACCTATAGACCAAATAAATCCATTACCAGGGCAGAAATGGCAGTCCTAATCGCAAGGTTGGATGATAGTGTGTATAGCGATATAGATGAAAATGAAAAATTTGCGGAGCTAGTGGCAATTAGGGAAAATAAATTGATATTAAAAATCGATGACCGAAATAAAGAATATAGGATTTTAGAAAATGCCCCTGTTTATACTAAGGATGGCAAATATGTTTCAACAAGGGAATTAGAAGTAGGTATGGAAATAAAGATACAGCTTAATGATGAAGGTATTATAGTATTCTTTGAAATCAAAGGAGATTATAACAAGGATACAGTGAAGGAATATACAGGTGAAGTAGAAGATATAGATAATGATTATGAATGGATTGAGCTGGAGATAGGAAATAGAGATAGAAAATATTACGTAATAGATGAAACAAAGGTAGTATTTGATCATGGTGTAGAAGGTGATATAGAAGATGTAAAAGTAGGTGATAAAGTTTATGTAAAAATAAGAGAAGATGACGAAATAGTATATATTGAAGTAGACAGAGAACTATATCATGAATATAAAGGCGAAGTAGAGGATATTGATGGTGACTATGATTGGATTGAAATAGACATAGGAAGTAAGGATAAAAGATTTGACATAACAGATGAAACAAAGGTAATATTTGAAGATGATATAGAGGGAGATATAGAGGATATCAAAATAGGGGATGAAGTAGAAGTAAAAATAAATGAAGATGAAGAGATAGAGTATATGGAGGTTGACAGAGAATTAGATTATGATGTGTATGAGGGGCTTTTATTAGAAGTGGACGATGAAGAAATATCTATCCTTTCATCCAAAAAAGTTATTTCATTTGAATTAGAGAAACATGTAAAGGTTGAGTTTAAAGATAGAGAAGGGGATTTAGACGATTTAATGGTTGGAGACGAAGTTAAATTAATAGTAGATGAAGATGATGACGAGGTTCTAGAAATTCAAGTAGATAGAAAATATAATGCTGTAGGCATAGCTGGTAAACTAATAATTGTCTATGAAGATGAAAGACAGATAGCAATTAAGCAGGACACAAAAGTAAAGATCTATGATTATAAAAGCTCCACTAACGTATATGTAAATGACGATAGAGCTAAATTATCGGATTTAGAAGAAGATGATAATATACTACTTATCGTGGATGATGGTGAAGTAGAAGAGATAAGGGCATATAGAGTAGAATAG
- a CDS encoding ATPase P → MIEVNIPSYKKIYIENVVFDYNGTLAEGGRLIAGIKEKLVDISRLANIYIITADTFGTVEENFKDMDVEVKIISRENGTVDKLNFIRELGSYRTIAVGNGNNDTLMLRESTIGICVIGAEGLATKALLASDIVVKDIRDLFEMIKDTSRIIATLRR, encoded by the coding sequence ATGATAGAAGTGAACATTCCTTCCTACAAAAAAATATATATTGAAAATGTAGTTTTTGATTATAATGGAACTTTAGCTGAGGGTGGAAGGCTAATAGCTGGAATCAAAGAAAAACTAGTTGATATTTCAAGGCTGGCTAATATATATATTATTACTGCTGATACCTTTGGAACTGTTGAGGAAAACTTTAAGGATATGGATGTAGAAGTTAAGATAATATCTAGGGAAAATGGGACTGTAGATAAATTGAATTTTATAAGGGAACTAGGTTCATATAGGACAATAGCGGTAGGGAATGGGAACAATGATACATTGATGCTTAGGGAAAGCACCATAGGGATATGTGTCATAGGGGCAGAGGGTCTAGCGACTAAAGCCCTTCTTGCAAGCGATATTGTTGTAAAGGATATAAGGGATTTATTTGAAATGATAAAGGATACCAGTAGAATTATTGCAACCCTTAGAAGATAG
- a CDS encoding anti-sigma factor domain-containing protein: MVYKGVVMEVEKSYIIVLTHGVDYVKLKKKGNVDIGKKIMFIEDDIIRESYTSFKPFIGIAAAIILIIATIIGGFGIDFIKGFQAYAIVSLDINPSLEFQIDDREIVKKVNPLNDQGQEIIDDNMVGMKIENAVIYSIKKAIDKEYLNNENNIVLISNVILNDDVEHTAIIENEIYKKVEEDDELQDIDLIYVDSDKEVLEKARENHVSVGKYKVYEIVSTNKPEVKVEDIKNKKVSDLVKEHKELRKDEILKTNKKIKEKKDKIKKEINKKKQIKNKNKEEEKKDIKYEIKKKKRKLENMKKAKDKNESNKGKKQKTNINIRKYKDKNKNQNKADNDKGIIKDSESKILKDINTKIIEIESKKKMNKEKENKNEDDDDNDKGIIKDNESKIFKDISTKIIEIKSKKNMDKEKEDNDDDDNDDDNGEEEDD; the protein is encoded by the coding sequence ATGGTATATAAGGGCGTAGTAATGGAAGTAGAAAAGAGTTACATAATAGTTCTTACCCATGGCGTTGATTATGTAAAGCTAAAGAAAAAAGGAAACGTTGATATAGGGAAAAAAATAATGTTCATAGAGGATGACATTATAAGGGAAAGTTATACATCCTTTAAACCTTTCATTGGGATTGCAGCTGCCATTATTTTGATTATTGCTACTATTATAGGAGGCTTTGGAATTGATTTCATAAAAGGCTTTCAGGCATATGCCATAGTAAGTTTGGATATAAATCCTAGTTTAGAATTTCAAATAGATGATAGAGAAATTGTTAAGAAGGTAAACCCTCTAAATGACCAAGGGCAAGAAATTATTGATGATAATATGGTAGGGATGAAGATTGAAAATGCAGTCATATATAGTATAAAAAAGGCAATCGATAAGGAATACCTAAATAATGAAAACAATATAGTATTAATTTCAAATGTAATTTTAAATGATGATGTTGAGCATACCGCAATAATTGAGAATGAGATTTATAAAAAAGTAGAAGAGGATGACGAACTACAGGATATAGACCTCATATATGTTGATTCAGACAAGGAAGTTCTAGAGAAAGCAAGGGAAAATCATGTTTCAGTTGGTAAGTATAAGGTTTATGAGATTGTTTCAACTAATAAGCCTGAGGTGAAGGTAGAGGACATAAAGAATAAAAAAGTAAGTGACTTAGTGAAGGAACACAAAGAGTTAAGGAAAGATGAAATCTTAAAAACTAATAAAAAAATAAAGGAAAAGAAAGACAAAATTAAAAAAGAGATAAACAAAAAGAAGCAAATAAAAAACAAAAATAAAGAGGAAGAAAAGAAGGATATAAAATATGAAATTAAAAAGAAGAAGAGAAAGCTTGAGAATATGAAAAAAGCAAAGGATAAAAATGAATCAAATAAAGGCAAGAAGCAAAAAACAAATATAAATATTAGAAAGTACAAAGATAAGAATAAAAATCAAAATAAAGCTGATAATGATAAAGGAATTATAAAAGATAGTGAAAGCAAGATACTTAAAGATATAAATACAAAAATCATAGAAATAGAATCAAAGAAAAAGATGAATAAAGAAAAAGAAAATAAAAATGAAGACGACGATGATAATGATAAAGGGATCATAAAAGACAATGAAAGTAAGATATTTAAAGATATAAGTACAAAAATCATAGAAATAAAATCAAAGAAAAATATGGATAAAGAAAAAGAAGACAACGATGACGACGACAATGACGACGACAATGGCGAAGAGGAAGATGATTAA
- a CDS encoding zinc ribbon domain-containing protein, translated as MPIYEYRCGQCDSTFEKLVKITDDSIQECPKCESTDVKREFSTFGIGGCPNTGAGGQK; from the coding sequence ATGCCAATCTATGAATATCGATGTGGTCAGTGCGATAGTACATTTGAGAAGCTTGTGAAGATTACCGATGATAGTATACAAGAATGTCCTAAATGCGAAAGTACAGATGTAAAAAGAGAATTTTCTACATTTGGGATAGGTGGTTGTCCTAATACCGGTGCGGGGGGACAAAAATAG
- the truA gene encoding tRNA pseudouridine(38-40) synthase TruA, producing MGNIRLIIQYDGSRYKGWQRLGDGQMTIQGKLEDVLSKMTEENVELFGSGRTDAGVHALNQVANFNTSCEMTTNEILDYCYRYLPDDIVVKRVERASGKFHARYNVRRKKYLYKIWNHKYHDPFMRKHITHIEETLNIDNMRKAASYFIGEHDFTSFTTAKSKKKSRVRKVFEVDITKDNNIIAITVQGSGFLHNMVRIMVGTLIEVGVGRMRPEEVAKILNKKDRSKAGPTAPAQGLFLYDVEY from the coding sequence ATGGGAAATATAAGGCTTATAATTCAATATGATGGGAGTAGATATAAAGGTTGGCAAAGACTTGGGGATGGTCAAATGACCATACAGGGAAAGCTAGAGGATGTTTTAAGTAAGATGACGGAAGAAAATGTTGAGCTTTTTGGTTCCGGTAGAACCGATGCTGGGGTCCATGCTTTAAATCAGGTGGCCAACTTCAATACAAGCTGCGAAATGACCACCAATGAAATCCTAGATTATTGTTATAGATATTTACCCGATGATATAGTCGTAAAAAGGGTAGAAAGAGCCAGTGGGAAATTTCATGCAAGATATAATGTACGAAGAAAAAAATACCTATATAAAATATGGAATCATAAATACCATGATCCATTTATGAGGAAGCATATAACCCATATCGAAGAAACTTTAAATATAGATAATATGAGAAAGGCCGCTTCTTATTTTATTGGAGAACATGACTTCACTAGCTTCACAACGGCCAAGTCCAAGAAAAAGTCTAGGGTGAGAAAAGTCTTTGAAGTTGATATAACTAAGGATAATAATATCATAGCAATAACGGTTCAGGGAAGTGGGTTTTTACACAATATGGTGCGAATTATGGTTGGGACTTTGATAGAAGTAGGCGTTGGAAGGATGAGGCCCGAGGAAGTAGCTAAAATATTAAATAAAAAGGACAGAAGTAAGGCAGGACCAACAGCTCCTGCACAGGGACTATTCTTATATGATGTAGAGTATTAG
- a CDS encoding methyl-accepting chemotaxis protein, with amino-acid sequence MTKKKTKGVSLRVKIAALSLIAMLLSLSLITAISGYTLNGHMKKQVQEDLFMVANQLAYRIKTDDIAITNLETQFENNIRFIAKMLSQSENMSNEYLKKIGKEVGVFEINISNKDREVIYSNIDKNIGLVYSKDHKAYPLFTGSNKEIMEKVRKSESDDHYYKYGAISMENGGIIQIGIRAEEIMKAQEVFDKQKLVEEVGKEEIVIYAIVLDRDLKAIAHSNRDKIGIQLNDEGSKTAAVEGEQYSGNMFYEEAGSDVFDITVPIFENEEHVGALKVGISLKGIKAGISDIIIRSVFILVALFIVTGLFMILFLGAMTKPLKRLAEYADVISEGDLTQEINTKKNDEIGMLARAFNKMNFNIKNLVKEAMNNSNDLGESSEQLSATTEEVLAQAENMSATTEEIAAGMEENNAALQQVTVSFEEIAKATRQLAHKADEGNTIANEIGKRANEMKENAIESRRITDDMYKEKSNHIKKAVEKSGVVIEIQNMSDIISQISQQINLLALNAAIEAASAGEQGRGFAVVAEEVRKLAEESSNTVSKIKPIIDEVQGAVKELAENAEGILYFIDGKIGSDYDLLEDTGRQYMKDSEVISSLVENFAATTEEISASMDEISSTIEAINTTIEESASGSNEIAHNITEITAAIQEVANISENQLESANKMNEIINEFKV; translated from the coding sequence GTGACTAAGAAAAAAACAAAAGGAGTTTCTTTAAGAGTAAAAATTGCTGCACTTTCTTTAATTGCCATGCTATTATCTCTTTCACTAATAACTGCAATATCAGGATATACACTTAATGGGCATATGAAAAAACAAGTTCAAGAGGATTTGTTTATGGTTGCCAATCAGCTGGCCTATAGAATTAAGACAGATGATATAGCTATTACAAATCTTGAAACTCAGTTTGAAAATAATATTAGGTTCATCGCAAAAATGTTATCCCAAAGTGAAAATATGTCAAATGAATATCTAAAGAAAATTGGAAAAGAAGTTGGCGTTTTTGAAATAAATATTTCTAATAAAGATAGAGAAGTAATATATTCAAACATAGATAAAAATATTGGATTGGTTTATTCAAAGGATCATAAAGCCTATCCCTTATTTACAGGATCAAATAAAGAAATAATGGAAAAAGTTCGAAAAAGTGAATCCGATGACCATTACTATAAATATGGAGCCATTTCCATGGAAAATGGTGGAATAATCCAAATCGGGATAAGAGCAGAGGAAATAATGAAGGCTCAGGAGGTTTTTGATAAGCAAAAGCTGGTGGAGGAAGTAGGAAAAGAAGAAATAGTAATATATGCTATAGTCTTAGATAGAGATTTAAAGGCAATAGCCCATAGTAATAGAGATAAGATCGGAATACAGCTGAATGATGAAGGAAGTAAAACTGCTGCTGTGGAAGGAGAGCAATATTCTGGCAACATGTTTTATGAGGAAGCGGGTTCTGATGTCTTTGATATAACTGTACCTATTTTTGAGAATGAAGAACATGTAGGAGCATTAAAGGTAGGGATATCCCTTAAGGGTATAAAAGCTGGTATTAGTGATATTATCATAAGGTCAGTATTTATATTAGTTGCATTATTCATAGTTACTGGATTATTTATGATACTATTCTTAGGTGCCATGACAAAACCATTGAAAAGACTAGCTGAATATGCAGATGTCATTTCTGAAGGGGATCTAACTCAGGAGATTAATACTAAGAAAAATGATGAAATTGGGATGCTTGCTAGGGCATTTAATAAAATGAATTTTAATATAAAGAATTTAGTTAAAGAAGCTATGAATAATTCTAATGATTTAGGTGAATCCAGTGAACAGCTTTCAGCTACTACTGAGGAAGTTTTGGCCCAGGCTGAAAATATGAGCGCTACTACTGAGGAAATCGCAGCAGGAATGGAAGAAAATAATGCTGCCCTTCAACAAGTGACCGTTTCTTTTGAAGAAATTGCTAAGGCAACAAGACAACTTGCCCATAAGGCCGATGAGGGGAATACAATAGCAAATGAAATAGGTAAAAGAGCAAATGAAATGAAGGAAAATGCCATAGAGTCCAGAAGAATAACTGATGATATGTATAAAGAAAAGTCAAACCATATCAAGAAGGCTGTAGAAAAAAGTGGGGTAGTAATAGAGATACAAAATATGTCGGATATAATCTCACAAATATCACAGCAAATAAATCTACTAGCTTTGAATGCTGCAATAGAAGCCGCTAGTGCGGGAGAACAAGGAAGAGGTTTTGCTGTGGTAGCTGAAGAAGTCAGAAAGCTTGCTGAGGAATCCTCAAATACAGTATCCAAAATCAAACCAATTATCGATGAAGTACAAGGGGCCGTTAAGGAGCTAGCTGAAAATGCTGAAGGGATACTATATTTTATAGATGGAAAAATTGGTTCAGACTATGACTTGTTAGAAGATACTGGAAGGCAATATATGAAAGATTCAGAGGTTATTAGTAGCTTAGTAGAAAATTTTGCTGCAACCACAGAAGAAATATCCGCTTCAATGGATGAAATAAGTAGTACTATTGAAGCTATAAATACTACCATTGAGGAATCTGCGTCTGGTTCAAATGAAATTGCCCATAATATTACTGAAATAACGGCAGCGATTCAAGAAGTAGCTAATATATCAGAAAATCAATTGGAATCAGCCAATAAAATGAATGAAATAATAAACGAATTTAAAGTATAA